A window of Ignavibacteriales bacterium contains these coding sequences:
- a CDS encoding isoaspartyl peptidase/L-asparaginase yields MCVRKGNNPKIFFLLFLLFISQITFPQSNKYGLVIHGGAGTILKSNMTPEKEAEYVSKLNEALETGYKILENGGSSLDAVVAVINIMEDSPLFNAGKGAVLTEKGIAELDASIMDGKTLKAGAVAGIKHVKNPITLARLVMDKSPHVMMIGEGAEEFAKENNIEMVDNNYFITPNRLQQYQKMKEAKDKKAKEEKHGTVGCVALDKNGNLAAGTSTGGMMMKKFGRVGDSPIIGAGTYANNNTCAVSGTGYGEYFIRLNIARDISDLMDYKNLTLSEAANEVIMKKLPQLGGDGGIIAIDKNGNIAMPFNTEGMYRGYHISGEQLVIKIYKE; encoded by the coding sequence GTGTGTGTAAGAAAAGGGAATAATCCCAAAATCTTTTTTTTGCTTTTTCTATTATTCATTTCGCAAATAACCTTCCCGCAATCAAACAAATACGGACTTGTAATTCACGGAGGAGCCGGGACAATTCTGAAATCAAATATGACTCCTGAAAAAGAAGCGGAGTACGTTTCTAAACTCAACGAAGCATTAGAAACCGGATATAAGATTTTGGAAAACGGCGGTTCATCTCTCGATGCAGTTGTTGCGGTTATAAATATTATGGAAGATTCTCCGCTGTTCAATGCCGGCAAAGGCGCTGTGTTAACAGAGAAGGGCATTGCAGAATTAGACGCCTCCATCATGGACGGGAAAACATTAAAAGCCGGGGCTGTTGCAGGAATTAAGCACGTAAAAAATCCAATTACACTTGCAAGACTGGTAATGGATAAATCGCCCCACGTTATGATGATAGGAGAAGGTGCGGAAGAATTTGCAAAAGAGAATAACATCGAGATGGTTGATAACAATTATTTCATTACGCCGAACAGATTGCAGCAGTATCAAAAAATGAAAGAAGCAAAGGATAAAAAAGCCAAAGAAGAAAAACACGGAACAGTTGGATGTGTTGCTCTGGATAAAAACGGAAATCTTGCCGCGGGTACTTCTACCGGCGGGATGATGATGAAAAAATTCGGGCGAGTTGGTGATTCACCGATAATCGGCGCCGGAACTTATGCCAACAATAATACGTGTGCTGTTTCCGGAACAGGATACGGAGAATATTTTATTAGATTAAATATTGCTCGCGATATTTCTGATTTAATGGATTATAAAAATTTAACTCTAAGCGAAGCCGCTAACGAAGTAATAATGAAAAAATTACCGCAATTGGGCGGCGACGGCGGAATAATAGCAATTGATAAAAACGGAAATATAGCAATGCCGTTTAATAC
- a CDS encoding metal-dependent hydrolase, whose translation MFIGHFGVGLAAKKIDSKPSLGTLFLASQFIDLLWPIFLLIGIEKVQIEKGNTAVTPLNFISYPYSHSLFGVLIWAILLGAVYYILKKNFRTSLLLGLLVLSHWVLDLFTHRPDLQLLPWNDFKMGFGLWNSVALTIIVEGSIFILGAYFYLSTTKSENKKGKYGLWGLLIFLTLIYVMNIVGPPPSDTNAIAIIGLFQWLLVAWAYWIDRNRSAV comes from the coding sequence ATGTTCATCGGACATTTTGGAGTTGGCTTAGCGGCGAAGAAAATCGACAGCAAACCGTCTCTAGGGACACTCTTTCTCGCATCACAATTTATTGATCTTCTCTGGCCCATTTTTTTGTTAATTGGAATTGAGAAAGTTCAAATCGAAAAAGGCAACACTGCTGTTACTCCGCTTAATTTTATTTCTTACCCGTACTCACATAGTTTGTTCGGAGTACTTATCTGGGCAATTTTATTGGGTGCGGTATATTACATATTGAAGAAAAATTTTAGAACTTCTCTTTTGTTGGGATTGCTCGTATTAAGTCACTGGGTACTTGATCTTTTCACGCACCGTCCCGATCTGCAATTACTTCCATGGAATGATTTCAAAATGGGTTTCGGATTGTGGAATTCGGTAGCACTTACAATAATTGTGGAAGGATCTATTTTTATTCTTGGCGCATATTTTTATCTGAGTACGACTAAATCCGAAAACAAAAAAGGAAAATATGGTTTGTGGGGCTTGCTGATTTTTTTAACTCTGATTTATGTTATGAATATAGTAGGCCCTCCTCCATCTGATACAAATGCTATAGCAATAATCGGATTGTTCCAATGGCTTTTAGTTGCATGGGCATATTGGATTGATAGAAATAGAAGCGCTGTCTAG